Proteins co-encoded in one Candida albicans SC5314 chromosome 3, complete sequence genomic window:
- the DUR35 gene encoding Dur35p (Putative urea transporter), translating to MSESAVHLLDQAAGYGVLVGVGALFAGGMILTTFLLQRYLHENANSTETFAVANRSVGTFLSASAVYSSWSWSTEFLLVSSMTYNYGIQAGYYYGAGLAIQIAVMSVIGIHAKKKIPTAHTSLEAIELRYGKSAHLLYLTLSLICNICSCSAMILACASGISIIAGNLHIVASTLLIPFGVLLYTVVGGLKATFLTDFVHSSILLIILCYLNTSVLTSEQVGGLNGLYDKLLKVSATKHIEGNYDGSILTGKSQGAAIFGLILTAGNFGLSIMDSSFWQKTFSARPRSTVPSYLITAFLICSNVWPLSAIIGGSSHFLETDPSFPTYPRKMNQYEVDSGFVLPYVLKATIGNGGVGALLLIFYLAVTSTVSAQMVSVSSIVTFDIYKRYFKPDAQNKSMIRVSHITCIVFGFGIAGFSIMLHYVGINMTWYTYFYPILICPGVIPIILTVTWDRQTFWAAFISPLAGFAAGLAVWLSTAYHFYGEVTIASTGGQLPALYSSLTALLLPGVLSIIISLIKPKKFDWNQLKKADLLVKSDDSSQDEQVSETDREKVEKNDQVEVNVDSDRNSSLEQQEHPTKLTEKELDFWIKIATGAAIFILLITWLIWPMSVYRDWIFTPTYFKGYVTVGLIWLYVTLIVIGVIPFYTGRHSMAKVFKGVYNDYIKKK from the coding sequence ATGTCAGAGAGTGCAGTACATTTATTAGACCAAGCAGCAGGCTATGGGGTTTTAGTGGGTGTTGGTGCCTTATTCGCAGGTGGTATGATTTTGACCACCTTTTTGTTGCAAAGATATCTTCATGAAAACGCAAACAGTACAGAAACCTTTGCAGTTGCAAATAGATCAGTGGGTACTTTCCTTTCTGCCTCTGCTGTTTATTCAAGTTGGAGTTGGAGTACTGAATTCTTGCTTGTTTCGCTGATGACCTACAATTATGGTATACAGGCTGGGTATTACTACGGTGCTGGCCTCGCAATTCAAATTGCGGTTATGAGTGTTATCGGGATTCAcgccaaaaagaaaatcccAACAGCACATACATCGTTAGAGGCAATCGAATTGAGATACGGCAAGTCAGCACACTTGCTTTACTTGACATTATCATTGATTTGTAACATTTGTTCTTGCCTGGCAATGATTTTGGCATGTGCATCAggtatttcaattattgcAGGTAATCTTCATATTGTTGCTTCTACCTTGTTGATTCCCTTTGGTGTCTTGTTGTATACTGTGGTAGGTGGATTGAAGGCAACATTTCTTACCGATTTCGTGCACAGTTCCATTTTGCTAATTATCTTGTGCTATTTGAACACTTCAGTTTTGACGTCTGAACAAGTTGGTGGGCTAAATGGTTTGTATGACAAATTGCTTAAAGTAAGTGCAACCAAACATATCGAAGGTAACTACGATGGTTCAATTCTCACTGGTAAATCCCAAGGTGCAGcaatttttggtttaattTTAACTGCAGGTAACTTTGGGTTATCCATTATGGACTCATCCTTTTGGCAAAAGACATTTTCTGCACGTCCACGAAGCACAGTTCCATCGTATCTTATCACCGCCTTCCTTATATGTTCGAATGTTTGGCCATTAAGTGCAATCATTGGTGGGTCACTGCACTTCTTGGAAACTGATCCTTCGTTCCCCACCTATCCTCGTAAAATGAATCAATACGAAGTGGATTCTGGATTTGTGTTGCCCTATGTGTTGAAAGCAACAATAGGAAACGGAGGTGTTGGTGCCTTgcttttgattttttatttagCTGTTACATCGACGGTTTCTGCTCAAATGGTTTCTGTGTCTTCAATTGTTACATTTGACATCTACAAAAGATACTTTAAACCGGATGCTCAAAATAAATCTATGATCAGAGTGTCTCATATTACTTGTATTGTCTTTGGGTTTGGTATTGCTGGATTCAGTATTATGTTACATTATGTTGGAATCAATATGACCTGGTATACTTACTTTTATCCTATTCTTATTTGCCCTGGTGTGATCCCTATTATATTGACAGTGACTTGGGATAGACAAACTTTTTGGGCTGCTTTTATTTCCCCACTAGCAGGTTTTGCTGCTGGGTTAGCAGTATGGTTGTCAACTGCTTACCATTTCTATGGAGAGGTCACTATTGCATCAACTGGTGGTCAGTTACCTGCTTTGTACAGTTCTTTAACTGCATTGTTGTTGCCAGGTGTGTTGAGTATTATCATTTCACTtatcaaaccaaaaaaatttgactggaatcaattgaaaaaagccGATTTGTTAGTCAAAAGTGACGACTCATCTCAAGATGAACAAGTATCGGAAACTGATAGAGAAAAggttgaaaaaaatgatcAGGTTGAAGTCAACGTTGACTCCGATCGAAACTCGTCCTTGGAGCAACAAGAGCATCCTACTAAGTTgacagaaaaagaattagatTTTTGGATTAAAATTGCTACTGGTGCTGCAATctttattttattgataaCTTGGCTTATATGGCCAATGTCTGTTTACAGAGACTGGATCTTTACCCCTACCTACTTTAAAGGCTATGTCACTGTCGGATTAATCTGGTTGTACGTGACATTGATTGTAATCGGTGTGATTCCATTTTATACCGGAAGGCATTCTATGGCCAAGGTGTTCAAGGGGGTTTATAACGATTACATTAAGAAGAAATGA
- the STP1 gene encoding Stp1p (Transcription factor; regulates SAP2, OPT1 expression and thereby protein catabolism for nitrogen source; activated via amino-acid-induced proteolytic processing; macrophage/pseudohyphal-repressed; Spider biofilm repressed), producing MLILSIGLIHHTSNKSLYTISPNKGKRYEPFTTTSLGNFQFHVVRFLHRLIYGTQRYQELFPPIQKIKNINNVKQQRIFPVNCAADDLDLGFGESDQIELFNHPSKDTYGQFNLIQLIDIFDPPQVHAPSSADEFFKSNKGSEHIDIFDMITRQPPPFHQHQLNIETPYFEDFATPLVLPPHEVSSDDVESYFSGSVSTVSSIEPLDDEFVPPPQPPRTHTSRKRKHDSISPPASSDSSSSSSYVPQLIPSSSSSVTSNGDSPVSPTTKRKYTKKKQPVFSNVDEPIVITTTTKTNNIDVKKITTTKNGTVENRFDCPSCDASFKVKGYLTRHLKKHSTSKAFECPFFDNHGVHGSKCHPTGGFSRRDTFKVHLRALHFIYPAGVKASQRNSFNGRCAGCFQYFDNNSEWLENHIEAGKCTGTVQYKQNVSNLLLD from the coding sequence ATGTTGATACTTTCCATAGGTTTAATCCACCACACATCAAACAAAAGTTTATACACCATATCACCAaataaaggaaaaagaTATGAACCTTTTACCACGACGAGTCTTGGCAACTTCCAGTTCCATGTAGTCAGGTTTTTACACAGATTGATTTATGGGACACAAAGatatcaagaattattcCCACCAATACAAAAGATTAAGAATATCAACAATGTGAAACAGCAAAGGATTTTCCCTGTGAATTGTGCAGCAgatgatttggatttaGGCTTTGGTGAATCAGATCAAATTGAGCTTTTTAACCATCCTTCCAAAGACACTTATGGCCAATTTAACTTGATTCAGTTAATTGACATTTTCGACCCACCACAGGTGCATGCGCCATCTTCAGCAGATGAGTTTTTCAAGAGCAACAAGGGCTCTGAACACATTGATATATTTGATATGATCACCAGACAACCACCGCCATTccaccaacaccaattAAATATCGAAACGCCATATTTTGAAGACTTTGCTACACCACTTGTTTTACCCCCACATGAGGTCTCCTCAGATGATGTCGAGTCTTATTTCTCTGGCTCTGTTTCAACAGTTTCTTCTATTGAACCATTAGATGACGAGTTTGTACCACCACCGCAACCACCAAGAACTCACAcatcaagaaaaagaaaacacgATTCAATTTCACCACCAGCATCATCagattcttcttcttcttcttcttacGTACCACAACTTATACCATCAAGCAGTTCTTCAGTTACATCAAACGGCGATTCACCTGTATCTCCTACCACCAAGAGAaaatacaccaagaaaaagCAACCAgtattttcaaatgttgACGAACCTATAGTCAttaccactactactaaaacaaacaatattgatgttaaaaaaatcaccaCAACTAAAAATGGGACAGTTGAGAATAGATTTGATTGTCCATCTTGTGATGCTTCTTTCAAAGTTAAAGGATACCTCACGAGACATTTGAAAAAGCATTCTACGAGTAAGGCATTTGAATGTCCATTTTTCGATAACCATGGTGTTCATGGAAGTAAATGTCATCCAACAGGTGGATTCAGTCGGAGGGACACTTTCAAAGTTCATTTAAGAGCCCTTCATTTTATATATCCTGCTGGTGTAAAGGCAAGTCAGAGAAATAGTTTTAATGGAAGATGTGCTGGCTGTTTCCAATATTTTGACAACAACTCTGAATGGTTAGAAAACCATATTGAAGCTGGCAAGTGTACGGGAACTGTGCAATATAAACAGAATGTAAGCAATCTATTACTAGATTAA